One Periophthalmus magnuspinnatus isolate fPerMag1 chromosome 15, fPerMag1.2.pri, whole genome shotgun sequence genomic window carries:
- the gnrh3 gene encoding gonadotropin-releasing hormone 3: MEASNSSKVMVQVFVLALLLQVTLSQHWSYGWLPGGKRSVGELEATIRMMGTGGVVSLPDETSAQTQERLRPYNVINDDSSHFNRKKRFPSE; the protein is encoded by the exons ATGGAAGCTAGCAACAGTAGCAAAGTGATGGTGCAGGTGTTTGTGTTGGCGCTCCTGCTTCAGGTCACTCTGTCCCAGCACTGGTCCTACGGCTGGTTACCGGGTGGGAAGAGGAGCGTGGGAGAGCTGGAGGCGACCATTAGa ATGATGGGTACGGGAGGTGTGGTGTCTCTTCCTGACGAGACAAGTGCCCAAACCCAGGAGAGGCTCAGACCATACAATGTA ATTAATGATGATTCCAGTCATTTCAACCGAAAGAAAAGGTTTCCCTCTgaataa